In the genome of Bacillus thuringiensis, the window TGGTATGTAGTTTTTTAAAATTGCTGGATTAATCTTAATATAATTCAGAATATTTTGTCAAATAAAAATATGACAAATAAAATGCGGATCAATAGGGGAAACTACTTGCAGAAATGGACGGGGGTTAACGACCCACTGATTAAAGTTAAAGTAGGAGCAGATGCTATGTTATTTTATTTTGAACTTGTCGTCATTTTACTTTGTACGAAATTAGCTGGTGACATTAGTGTGAGACTTGGTCAGCCTTCTGTACTTGGTAAGTTAATTGTCGGTATTATTATCGGTCCAGCTGTACTCGGTATTATTAATAGTTCTGAACTAATTGATGAACTGAGTGAGATTGGTGTTTTGTTACTTATGTTTATGGCGGGACTTGAAACAGATTTAGAAGAGTTAAATCGGAATTTGAAATCGTCATTTGCAGTAGCGGCTGGTGGAATTATTTTTCCTTTCATCGGTGGTTATGTAACAGGATTGCTGTTTGGATTAATGCAGTCCCATGCCATTTTTTTAGGATTATTACTTTGCGCAACATCGGTTAGTATTACGGTGCAGACGCTACGTGATTTAGGAAAAATGAATACGAGGGAAAGTACAACAATTTTAGGTGCTGCCGTATTTGATGATGTCATTGTCGTTATTTTATTGGCATTTGTAATGAGTTTTTTAGGAACACAAGATGTAAATATAACACTTGTCATTGCAAAGAAAATTATTTTCTTTGTAAGTATTGTTTTTATTGCTTGGAAAGTCGTTCCTTGGATTATGAAAATGCTTGTCCCGCTTCGTGTAACAGAAGCGTTAATTAGCGCGGCTCTTATTATTTGCTTCTCTTTTTCTTATTACAGTGAAATGATGGGAATTGCAGGCATTATTGGAGCATTTGCAGCAGGAATTGCTATTTCTCAAACAGAGTATAAGCATGAAGTGGAACATAAAATTGAACCGATTGCTTATGCAATATTTGTTCCAGTATTCTTCGTAAGTATCGGAATGGAAATTACATTTCAAGGCATTGGAAGCCAGCTTTGGTTCATTATTATTATGACCCTCATTGCGATTTTCACAAAGTTAATTGGATCAGGTTTAGGAGCGAGATTGACAGGTTTTAATCTCCAATCTTCTATTAGTATTGGCGCGGGGATGGTATCACGTGGTGAAGTAGCACTTATCATCGCAGCAAATGGACTTACGGCGAATTTATTAGCGAAAGAAAATTTCACAGCGATTGTTATTGTTGTTATATTGACGACGATTATTACACCGCCACTTTTGAAGAAATATTTTGTATAGAGAGGAAGGGCTTATCTGATGCAGGTAAGCTCTTTTTTTATTCCAAAAAGCAATGGTCATATAGCATGAAGGGTTTGTAATTATGGTAAAATCTATGTATGTAATATGACAAGGAGAGGGAAGTGTGAAAATTACGAAGGAGAAGGTTATCGGTGTAATCGTACTTATTGCAGTATGTATACCATTTACTGCATGGAAAGAATCAAAAGTGAAAGATTTTCCGGTTTCTATTTTTTCGGAAGAAGCAGATGGTGAGTACGGTCAGAAGCTGAAATATACTGCTTTTTTACCTGATGTTGCGATTTGGATGAACGGTTGGAAAGAGAAGTGGACAGAAGGAGAAAGAACTGTTTATCAAAAAGGGAATCGCATTGTAAATGTGTTTCATCCTCCTGGCGATGATGGTTTTTACCTTCTTGAAGCAAGAGAAAATAAGTGAACGCAACCGTAAGAAGTGGAGGTTAAATAGTGAAAGCTTCAACATTACTATTTAAAATTGAAAGTAATATGGATCAATTTTCACCAGCT includes:
- a CDS encoding cation:proton antiporter, which encodes MTNKMRINRGNYLQKWTGVNDPLIKVKVGADAMLFYFELVVILLCTKLAGDISVRLGQPSVLGKLIVGIIIGPAVLGIINSSELIDELSEIGVLLLMFMAGLETDLEELNRNLKSSFAVAAGGIIFPFIGGYVTGLLFGLMQSHAIFLGLLLCATSVSITVQTLRDLGKMNTRESTTILGAAVFDDVIVVILLAFVMSFLGTQDVNITLVIAKKIIFFVSIVFIAWKVVPWIMKMLVPLRVTEALISAALIICFSFSYYSEMMGIAGIIGAFAAGIAISQTEYKHEVEHKIEPIAYAIFVPVFFVSIGMEITFQGIGSQLWFIIIMTLIAIFTKLIGSGLGARLTGFNLQSSISIGAGMVSRGEVALIIAANGLTANLLAKENFTAIVIVVILTTIITPPLLKKYFV